The window ATTCTCACGCCCTGGGATGCGATTCGGATGATCGGCGAGACCGGCGTGGATGGGCTCATGATCGGCCGCGGGGCGATCGGCAACCCGTGGATTTTCTCCCGCCTTCTTCACTGGCTCCGGACGGGGGTTTTGCCACCGCTCCCCGCCCTGGCGGAGAAGAAGGAGATCGTTCTCGATCATTTGGGGAGCATGCAGGAGATACTGGGAGAGCGCCTGGCGGTGTTCCATGCCCGGAAACACCTGGCCGCCTACACGAAGGGGATGGCGGGCGGCTCAAGCTTCCGCGATCGGGTGAACCGCCTGGAATCGGTCCGGAGTGTCGTGTCGGAGGTGGTGGATTTTTTCGATCGAACCATTGCTTCTACCGGCGGGTCTTTTCTTGAGAAGGGAGTGGAGAGTGATGCGGCTTAAGGGAAGAAGGGCGTTCGTGCTGGGCGGGGGCCGGGGCATTGGCCGTGCCATCGCGCTGGCCTTTGCGGCCGAGGGGGCGGATGTGGTCGTGGCGGCGCGGACAAAAAACGAAGTGGATGAAGTGGCCGCCGCCGTCGAAAAGGCCGGGGTGCGAAGCGCGGCGCTCATCTGCGATGTCGGCCGCGCGGCGGAGGTGGAGCACGCCGTGCGCGAGGCGGAAAGCCGGCTGGGAGAGATTGATATCCTCGTGGCGAACGCCGGGGTGCTCCACCACGCGCCCCTGGCGGAGCAGACCGACGCGATATGGGACGAGGCACTCCGCGTGAATCTGAGCAGCGTCTTCTGGGCCACGCGGGCGGCGATGCCGCGCATGGCGGCGCGGGGATGGGGCCGTGTCATCGCCATGAGCTCGGTCTCCGGCAAGGTGGGCGGCCGCAACCGCAGCGCCTACCACGCGACCAAGCACGGGGTGATCGGCTTTGTCCGATCGGTCGCTCTCGAGGTGGCCGATCGGGGGGTGACGGTGAATGCGATCTGCCCAGGGTTCGTGAACACGCGGATGATCACGGATAACAAAAAGGATTTCGCCGACTTTTCCGGGAAGAACCTGGGCGAGGACGAGACCATCCAGTCCTTCCGCACGGAGATTCCGATGGGCCGTTTTCTCGAGCCGGAAGAGGTGGCCCAGATGGCGGTCTATCTCGCCAGCGAGGACGCCCGGGGGATCACCGGCCAGGCGTTTACGATATCGTGCGGGTCGGTTCAGGCCTGAGGGACCGCGGCGCACGAAGTTCATTCGCGGTTGAGGTTCCATCCGTCCGTGAGGAGTTGGTGCGATGGCGAAGCGCCCCATCCGGCTCGGGCCCCAGGCGCCGAGGGGGAGGCGGGCCTCCGGGACGCCCAAGGCGCGCGGGGAGATAAAAGAACCCCCTCGCCGGCGCCCCCGGCCCGCCTCGGGCGCGCTCTCGAGAGGGGCCGCCCCTCCTCCCGCAGGCAGGGTGCGCGTCCGCCTCCGCGCCTTCTGGCGCCTTCTCCGGAACACGGCGGCCCTCGTCCTGGTGCTGGGGGTCGTGCTTTTTGTCGCGCTCTCCGCGGGCGGGCTGTACTACTACCGCCAGGTTGCCGGCGAGTTGCCCGACGTCTCCCTCCTGCGAAGCTACAAGCCCAGTCTCGTCACAAAGGTATACGACCGCAACGGCAAGCTCATGCGCGAGTTTTTCATCGAGCGCCGCTTCCTGATCCATTTCGAGGAAATCCCCAGCGTGGCCATCCAGGCCACCCTCGCCACCGAGGACGCACGCTTCGAGGAACATTCGGGGGTGGACCTGTTCGGCATCCTCCGTGCCGCCACTCGGAATTTCTTCGAGGGCTATATTGTCGAAGGCGGGAGCACCATCACCCAGCAGCTGGCCAAATCCTTCTTCCTCAGCTCGCGGCGGAGCCTGCGCCGCAAGCTGAGCGAGGCCATCCTCGCGGTTCGCATCGAGCGGCACTTCGAGAAAAGAGAAATCCTGAACCTCTATCTCAACCAGATCTATTACGGCCAGGGCGCCTACGGCATCGAGGCAGCGGCCCAGGTCTACTTCGGGAAAAAGGCCGCCCGGCTCACTCTGCCGGAAGCGGCCCTGCTGGCCGGGTTGCCGCGCGCCCCCTCCATCTACAATCCTTTCCGTTCGGTAAAGCTGGCCCGGAAGCGCCGCTCCCATGTCCTGCGCCGCATGCTCGAGGAGGGCTACATCAAGCCCGGCGAATACGCCGAGGCGGAACTCGCCCCGGTACAGCTCCATCGCCCCGAGTTACTTGCCGATGAGGCGAACTACGCGGTTGAGTACGTGCGCCGGCGCATCGAACGGCAGTACGGTTCCTCTGGCCTCTACCGGAGCGGGCTGCGCATCTACACCACCCTCGATGGCGCGATTCAGCGCGCGGCCGCCGAGGCCGTTCGCCGGGGAATCCTCAGTGTGGACCAGCGGCAGGGCTACCGGGGGCCGCTCGGCCGCGTTCCCGCCGGACAGAGCGAGACGGTGACGTGGAAAACGGTGGAAGGTTTTCTGGAGAAGGGAAGGGAGTGGCGCGAGATCCGCTCTGGGAAATGGGAACCGGCGGTGGTGCTCGGCGTCCGGCCGGGGACCCTGCAGCTTCGGCTGCGAACGGGGGCGGGCCTGCTGCGCATTCAGGATGCGCGCTGGGCCCGGCGCTTCAATCCCAAGATGGATGGACTGCAGGAGCGGCTGGAGAGTTTCCGGGGAATTTTCCGCAGGGGGGAGATCATCCTCGTGGAGCGGCTTTCCCCGGCGCGCGGCGGAAGCGTACCGGTCGCCCTGGTGCAGGCGCCGCAGGTGCAAGCGGCCACCGTTATCATCGAGCAGGAAACCGGCGCGATTCGGGCCATGGTGGGGGGGTATGACTACGAGCGGAGCGAATTCAACCGCGCGGTCCAGGCCGTCCGGCCGCCGGGTTCGGCCTTTAAGCCAGTCACCTACTCGGCCGCCATCAGCGAAGGATGGACGCCCTCGGACGTCATCGTGGATGCGCCGATTATCTATCCTGGCGACGGCTCCGAGAGGGACTGGAAGCCGACGAATTTCACGGAAAAGTTTTACGGGCCGACCACATTGTGGGAGGCGATCGTCCGTTCGCGGAACATCGTAACCGTGAAGCTCGCCGAGGCGATCGGAATGGACAAGGTGGTGGCGCGGGCGCGTCTTTTGGGCATCCGCTCGGCCCTGCAGCCCAACCTGGCGCTCTCGCTGGGCTCGAACGGAGTGACGCTTCTCGAGTTGACCTCGCTGTACGGGACCATCGCCAATCTGGGACGTCGCGTCGCCCCCCACATGATTCTTCGCGTCGAGGATGCGCAGGGGAGATCCCTCTGGGGTGTCTCGCCCGAGTCGAGGCAGACGATCAGGCCGGAGGAGGCCTATGTGATGCTGAACCTCCTGCAGGGGGTGGTCGCCTCGGGGACCGCCTCGCGCGTCCGGGCGCTGGGCCGGCCGCTGGCGGGCAAGACGGGGACGACGAACGATTATCAGGACGCGTGGTTTGTCGGCGTCTCACCCCGCTATTCGGCGGGCGTCTGGGTGGGGATGGACGACAAGACCAGCCTGGGGAAGAACGAGACCGGGGCGCGGGCCGCTCTGCCGATCTGGATGGAGATTATCGGCAAGATTTACGAGGGAAAGCCGGTGCGCGATTTCCGGCGCCCGGAGGGGGTGACGATGGTGTGGATCGACCGGAAATTCGGGTATCAAATCAGCCCCGGGGGGGAGAACGGGGTTTACCAGGCATTCATCGCCGGGACGGAGCCGCCCTTCCGGGGAGAGGTGGCGGATACCCCGCAGCGGCCCTCGCGGTTTTTCCGGGAAGACGCACGGCCGGGAGCTCCTCCCGCACGAGAAGAGTCCCCGGCGGGGAGATCGGGAAACTAGTTTTCAGCGCGATGGCGCCGGGCCGGCCGCCACGGGCGCGGGCGCTTCCCGCAGCGCCCGGTGCGGGGTGACCATCTGCAGGTGGCGAATGACCTTGCGGCGAACGGTCAGAACGAAGAGCTGGCGCTGCGCGTCTCCATCCGGGCCCATGTCGATGAGGCCCATCACGCCGTCGAATCCCTTGAGCCGGGAGATGAATTCGCGCATGAGCGATCGGGTGCTCGCCCCCTGGGCGAGGCCCTCGAAAAGAATGCTGGCGGTGTCGTAGCCTAGGGCGGCGAAGATGCCTGGATTCTGGCGGAAGCGGGCGACGAAATCGGCCACGCGCGGCTCCTCCGACTCGGGATGAAAGCCGTCCACGAAGACCGCCCTCTCGATGTAGTGCTCCCCGTAGCGGATGAGACTCGGATTGTTCCAGCCGTGCGCGCCCAACAGCTGGATGCGCTTCATGTTGTAGAAGGGAATCTGGGGCGCGATCAGCACCACCTTGTCGTGGTAGCCGGGGATGAAGATGGCCTCGAAGGGCAGTTCGAGTTCGTAGGGATCTTTCTTCGTCAGGCCGAGCGCTTTTTTCTTTCGCCTGATCTGCGCGTCGTCCAGCCCGCCCAGGATGCGCATCTGCTCGCCGAAGTCGTTCGCGGTGGGGGAGAAGGGAACGAGCTTCACGACTTTCCCGCCCAGAAGGTCAACGCTGTGGGTGAACTGCTCGGCCAGCTCTCTGCCGTCCTCGTTGTCGGGATACAGAACGGCGAATTTGCGAAGCCCCATTTCCTGGACGGCGTAGACGGCTGCGCCCTGGCTCTGCAGCCGGCTGGTGAGGGAGTTGCGGAACATCCATTCCCGCTCTCTTTTCATCTGCAGTTGGATGGCGAACGGGGTGATGAAGGGCGCTCGTTTTTCCGTGGAGATCGCCGCTGCCACCTCGGCCGACTGGGTGAAGAAGGGGCCGATCACAGCAACGACCTTTTCTTCCTCGATCAGATCTTTCGCCATCTCGGCGGTTCGCCCCGGATCCTGCACCGTGCTGCGGGTGTCGCGTACGGCCAGCTGCACGCGGAGATTCGGGTTTTTCAGCAGGGCGTCGCGAAGGGCCAGTTGAATCCCCTGGAGGACACGCTCACCGGCCGAAGCCGCTGGCCCGGACAGGGGCAGCAGAACGCCCACGCGCTCGCGGTTGATCTTCAGCTGGCCGGAGATTTCCTTTTCGAACGCCTCCACCCGCGCTTTGAGAGGATGGCTCGAGTAGTCATCGAGAAACCGGCGCGTGGCCGCGAGGGCGACCTGTGGTTTTTGCTTGTCCATGGCGCGGAGGGCGAGCGCGTAGCGCAGGATGGGTCCCGCGGGAAGAGCGCGGTAGCGGTCGGCCGCGAAAAGAAGCTGGTGCGATTCGACGCCCTTTCTCCCGATTGCAATGATGCGGTTTTGGATCAGGAATGCATCCGGCACGGCCTCATCGCTCGAGAGCGCATCGGCGTATGACAGGAGGGCGGCGAAAGGATCGCGGCGCGCCGCGTAGATCTCTCCCAGGGCGGCTTGGAGAATGGCCCGTTTCCTGTTGTTGGTCGCACGGCTGAGGCTGCTCCTGAGGGGGAGCCAGGCGTCGTCGTGTTTTCCGGCGGCCCGGAGGACAAGGCCCAGCCAGTATTCGCCCTCGTTGTAGAGGGGGGAGAGGGGGTATTCTTGGAGCAGCTTTTGAAGCCGGCGCGCTGCATCTGCGAAATTTTTCTCCCGGATGTCGTGGCGCGCCAGATCGAACAAGAGAGCGTCGGCGCGGTCGGCGTTTTCATTCTTCCGCAGCTCCGCCTCGAGTGCGGCCCGGGGGCGCGAAGGTGCGGCGGGTTCGGGGGCGTTCCATTTGGTGTCCGATGGAGCGGGCACAGTGCTCCGCCCCTGCGGACGGGGCAGCTGGGAGGAAAGGCGCAGGGAGGGAGATTTTTTCGGGAAAATCGCGGGCGCACGCTTTTTCTCCAGCGCTTTCTCCGCGCTCTTTTTCGCCGAAGGCGCGGAGCCCTTTGAGACAGGCAGGGTTTCGCAACCCGAGAGGGCGAATGCGGCGAGTGCGAAAAAGGTGAACAAGGCGCGGCGCATATTGAGAGATTTCATGGCATCAAGAGCAAAAGGCAGCACGTGGATTTCCTTCCTGGAGCAAGGTAGAAATTCTACTGGCGGGTGTCAAGGCAACGATGTCGGGGCGCTCGAGAAGCCGTTGCGCGGGCGGGGAGTGCGCGGTAGGCTCATCTGGCCACCGCCGGGGAGGATCGCCTGCCGATGAACAAGCCTTTTGCCGACCAGATGGCGCCGGAACCCTGGCCCCGGCCCTCAGAATTGCTTCAGGGGGCCCCAGGGAGCCCGCCGGAGCAGGCGGCAGAGGGCGGGGGAGAACGGCGGCTTTTTTCTTGGGACAGCCCCTGGCTGCCCTCCCTTCTTTTTGCGCTGACGCTGTTTACCACGCTCCTGGCGGGGGCGATGCAGCGCGGAGTTTCGCCGCAGGATGCGGCCCAGGCTCCCTCCCTCCTTCTCCGCGGCCTTCCCTTCGCCGGAACGCTGATGCTGATTCTCGGCGCCCATGAACTGGGCCATTATTTGGCCGGAAGGCGCTGGGGGGTGGCGGCGACGCTCCCCTTTTTCATCCCGGCCCCTACGCTCTTCGGCACCTTCGGCGCCCTCATTCGGATCCGGGGCTACATTCCGAACCGCAGGGCGCTGCTCGATCTGGCGGTGGCCGGGCCGCTGGCCGGGATGGCAGTGGCCGTTCCGGCGGTGGCGGTGGGATTGATGCTCTCCCGCATCGTGCCCCAGAAGGCCGCGATGGCGGGGGGCGGCCTCGGGCTGGGCACCTCCTGGCTCTTTGAGTGGATTTCCTGGCTGGCGCTGGGACCGGCAGGCCCGGGGAACGACGTGGTCCTCCACCCGGTGGCCTTCGCGGGCTGGTGCGGATTTCTGGTGACATCGCTGAATCTGATACCGGCGGGCCAACTCGATGGGGGCCACATCGTATATGCCTTGTTCGGAAGGTGGCACCGGCCGATCTCCCTGGGGGTGGGCTGTGTGCTGGCGGGGATGTCATACTGGTGGCCGGGGTGGCTCATCTGGGCCGCGGTGGCGCTTTTGCTCGGCAGGCGGCATCCGCCGCTCCTCGATGAGGGGGAAGATCTCGGCCCCGGCCGGCGCCTGTTGGGAATTGTCTGCCTGGCGCTACTGGTTTTAACCTTTACGCGAGTACCGTTGCTCTTGTTCTGATGGTTTTCATTCGCCCTTGAAGAGGCATCGTGTTTCGAAAACCCCGCACGCCACTGGCGCTCGATATCGGCTCCTTCGCGGTCAAGCTGGTGCAGCTTGAGCGGGGGAAGCAGGGCCTGACGCTGACGCGGCTCGGCATGGCCTCTCTCGCCCCGGGCGCGGTCGAGGACGGCACCATCAAGGATCATGAAGAGGTCCTGCGGGCGGTGGAGGAGCTGGTCTCGGCCGAGAAGATAAAGGCCAAGGAGGCGGTTGTCTCCCTCTCGGGAAACGCCGCCCTGGTGCGCACCCTCCACATTCCACGCATGTCGGGCCCGGCCCGCGAGGCGGCCATTGACGCGGAGGTGGCGCAGATCCTTCCGTTTCCACCGGAGGAGGCGCGCATCACCCGCCAGCGGCTGGGGAGGGTACTGATCCAGGGGGAGGAGATGGAGGAATTTCTTCTCGTGGCGGTAAAGCGCAAGCCCTTGAAAGATCTGGTGGAGCTGATGCGCCACATGCGCCTGGAGCCGAAGATCGTGGATGTGAATCTCCTCGCTCTCGAGAGCGCGGTCCATCTCTCGGGCGCCATCGCGCCGGATGAGGAGGACGCCATCGCCCTGGTGGACATTGGGGCCTCCGTCACGCTTGTCCACATCCTGCGGGGGAGGCGGACGCTGCTGACGCGCTTGATCCCCTACGGCGGAAACGCGGTGACCGAGAAGCTGGTGGAGGCCTTGGCCGTGAGCCGCACGGAGGCGGAGGAGATCAAGCAGGGGGTGCGGGCACCCTTGAGCCCGCGGAAGGCGGCCGAGTCCATCCGCGAGGAGGTGGAGCGGGTCGCCCTCGAGCTGGGCCGCACGTTCCAGCTCCTCTGGCATTCGAACCCGGATATCCGCGTGGGGCGCATCATCCTCAGCGGCGGCGGCGCCCAGCTGGACGGCCTGCCCGCTTTTCTGGGCGCTTCGCTGGACATCGGGGTGGACATCTCCCAGCCCTTTCAGCGGGTCGAGGTGCCCGAGGACAAATTTGATCCCGACTATGTCGAGCTTCTGTCCCCGATCGCCACGGTGGGCGCCGGGCTGGCGCACCGGGTGGTGGAGAGCGCGTGAAGAGCGTCTGCGTCCATCTGGGGGAGAGGGGCTACACCATCCGCATCGTGAGCGGCGCGCTCTCCCTTTTGGGAGAGACGGCCCGCGTACACTTTGCGGGCGGGCGCGCCCTCATCGTGAGCGACACGAACGTGGCCCCTCTCTTCGGCCCGAAGGCACTCGCCTCCCTCAAGCGGGCGGGCGTGGCGGCGGAGCTCTTCGCGGTTCCCGCCGGGGAGCGGAGCAAGAGCGATCGCCAGCTTGGCCGGATCTACGACCGCCTCGCGAGGATGCACATCGACCGCGGCTGCGGGATCGTCGCCCTGGGTGGTGGTGTGGTCGGCGATCTGGCGGGCTATGCGGCGGCCACCTATCTCCGGGGGCTTCCCTACATCCAGGTGCCGACCTCGCTTCTGGCCCAGGTGGACAGCGCGGTCGGGGGCAAGACAGCCATCGATCATCCGGCGGGGAAGAACCTCATCGGCGCCTTTTATCAGCCGGCCGCCGTTCTGAGCGACACCGCCGCGCTGAAGAAGCTGCCCGCGCGCGAGTTCCACGCGGGGTTCGCCGAGGTGGTGAAGCACGCCGCCATCGCCGACCGGCGGCTCTTCGCGTATCTCGAGAAGAACGCCGCCCGTCTGCTGCGCCGCGAGGCAGCGCCGCTCGCGCACGTGGTGGCGGTCAACTGCCGGATCAAGGCCCGCGTCGTCGAGGCGGACGAGCGCGAGTCGAATCTTCGCCAGATACTGAACTTCGGCCACACCCTCGGCCACGCGGTTGAGGCGGCGGCGGGCTACTCCAGGCGCTTGCTCCATGGGGAGGCCGTCGCCATCGGGATGGCGGCCGCCGCGCGCCTCTCCTTCCGGGAGGGGCGCTGCACGGAGGCGGAGGCTGCACGCCTGATCGATCTGCTGGCGCGGTTCGCCCTCCCGGTTTCCATGCGCCGCCCGCCGGCGGAGGCCGCCCTTCGCCGTCTCGTGGCGCGGGACAAGAAGAGCCACAGGGGGGAAGCCCAATTCGTCCTCATGGAAAAAATCGGCCGGGTCCGCACGGGCTGCGCGCTCTCCGGGAAGGGATGGCGCACCGCGCTGACGGGGTGAGGTGCCAGGCACGCGGCTGATTCGTTGACGCCCGAGCGGGGCTGGCCTACCATCTCGCCGCGATCCTGGGGTGTCTTTCGGCCCGGGGTGTTTTTCGAGAAGTGGCGAAGGAATGCTGCGAGGAGGGGAACGGTGCGCATTCTCCTTTTGAATGGGCCAAATCTGAATCTTCTGGGTACGCGGGAGCCGGAGGTGTACGGCCGGACCACCCTCGCCGAGCTCGAAGCCGCCCTCGCGGCCCATGCGGGGGAACAGGGCGTCGAACTCGATTGTTTCCAGTCGAACGTCGAGGGCGAACTGGTGAACGCGCTCCAGCGCGCCGGAGGGGCGATGCCCCCCAGCGCGGAGGGCCCCCCGCCGAGGGGAAAGTGCGCCGCCTGCATCTTCAACCCCGGCGGCTACACCCACACGAGCGTGGCGCTGCGCGATGCCATCTCTGGCCTCGAACTTCCGGTGTATGAAGTCCACATCTCCAACGTGCTCTCCCGCGAGGAGTTCCGGCACGTCTCGCTGATCGGCCCTGTCGCCGCGGGCTCTGTGATCGGCTTCGGCCTGCGCGGTTATTTTCTCGCCCTTCAGGCGGCCATCGATCGGCACGTCCGCGGGTTGGGGGATTTCCCGGCGGGAGTGACGCCGTGAAGGAACGCCTGGCTTTCCTCCGGCGGGCCATGCGGAAGAAAAACCTCAAGGCGCTGGCCGTCACCGGTATGCGCAACGTCCGCTATTTGACCGGTTTCACGGGAACGGCGGGCACTTGTCTCATCCTGCCCCGAGCGGCG is drawn from bacterium and contains these coding sequences:
- a CDS encoding 3-dehydroquinate dehydratase yields the protein MRILLLNGPNLNLLGTREPEVYGRTTLAELEAALAAHAGEQGVELDCFQSNVEGELVNALQRAGGAMPPSAEGPPPRGKCAACIFNPGGYTHTSVALRDAISGLELPVYEVHISNVLSREEFRHVSLIGPVAAGSVIGFGLRGYFLALQAAIDRHVRGLGDFPAGVTP
- a CDS encoding PBP1A family penicillin-binding protein — its product is MAKRPIRLGPQAPRGRRASGTPKARGEIKEPPRRRPRPASGALSRGAAPPPAGRVRVRLRAFWRLLRNTAALVLVLGVVLFVALSAGGLYYYRQVAGELPDVSLLRSYKPSLVTKVYDRNGKLMREFFIERRFLIHFEEIPSVAIQATLATEDARFEEHSGVDLFGILRAATRNFFEGYIVEGGSTITQQLAKSFFLSSRRSLRRKLSEAILAVRIERHFEKREILNLYLNQIYYGQGAYGIEAAAQVYFGKKAARLTLPEAALLAGLPRAPSIYNPFRSVKLARKRRSHVLRRMLEEGYIKPGEYAEAELAPVQLHRPELLADEANYAVEYVRRRIERQYGSSGLYRSGLRIYTTLDGAIQRAAAEAVRRGILSVDQRQGYRGPLGRVPAGQSETVTWKTVEGFLEKGREWREIRSGKWEPAVVLGVRPGTLQLRLRTGAGLLRIQDARWARRFNPKMDGLQERLESFRGIFRRGEIILVERLSPARGGSVPVALVQAPQVQAATVIIEQETGAIRAMVGGYDYERSEFNRAVQAVRPPGSAFKPVTYSAAISEGWTPSDVIVDAPIIYPGDGSERDWKPTNFTEKFYGPTTLWEAIVRSRNIVTVKLAEAIGMDKVVARARLLGIRSALQPNLALSLGSNGVTLLELTSLYGTIANLGRRVAPHMILRVEDAQGRSLWGVSPESRQTIRPEEAYVMLNLLQGVVASGTASRVRALGRPLAGKTGTTNDYQDAWFVGVSPRYSAGVWVGMDDKTSLGKNETGARAALPIWMEIIGKIYEGKPVRDFRRPEGVTMVWIDRKFGYQISPGGENGVYQAFIAGTEPPFRGEVADTPQRPSRFFREDARPGAPPAREESPAGRSGN
- the pilM gene encoding type IV pilus assembly protein PilM, whose product is MFRKPRTPLALDIGSFAVKLVQLERGKQGLTLTRLGMASLAPGAVEDGTIKDHEEVLRAVEELVSAEKIKAKEAVVSLSGNAALVRTLHIPRMSGPAREAAIDAEVAQILPFPPEEARITRQRLGRVLIQGEEMEEFLLVAVKRKPLKDLVELMRHMRLEPKIVDVNLLALESAVHLSGAIAPDEEDAIALVDIGASVTLVHILRGRRTLLTRLIPYGGNAVTEKLVEALAVSRTEAEEIKQGVRAPLSPRKAAESIREEVERVALELGRTFQLLWHSNPDIRVGRIILSGGGAQLDGLPAFLGASLDIGVDISQPFQRVEVPEDKFDPDYVELLSPIATVGAGLAHRVVESA
- the aroB gene encoding 3-dehydroquinate synthase encodes the protein MKSVCVHLGERGYTIRIVSGALSLLGETARVHFAGGRALIVSDTNVAPLFGPKALASLKRAGVAAELFAVPAGERSKSDRQLGRIYDRLARMHIDRGCGIVALGGGVVGDLAGYAAATYLRGLPYIQVPTSLLAQVDSAVGGKTAIDHPAGKNLIGAFYQPAAVLSDTAALKKLPAREFHAGFAEVVKHAAIADRRLFAYLEKNAARLLRREAAPLAHVVAVNCRIKARVVEADERESNLRQILNFGHTLGHAVEAAAGYSRRLLHGEAVAIGMAAAARLSFREGRCTEAEAARLIDLLARFALPVSMRRPPAEAALRRLVARDKKSHRGEAQFVLMEKIGRVRTGCALSGKGWRTALTG
- a CDS encoding SDR family NAD(P)-dependent oxidoreductase codes for the protein MRLKGRRAFVLGGGRGIGRAIALAFAAEGADVVVAARTKNEVDEVAAAVEKAGVRSAALICDVGRAAEVEHAVREAESRLGEIDILVANAGVLHHAPLAEQTDAIWDEALRVNLSSVFWATRAAMPRMAARGWGRVIAMSSVSGKVGGRNRSAYHATKHGVIGFVRSVALEVADRGVTVNAICPGFVNTRMITDNKKDFADFSGKNLGEDETIQSFRTEIPMGRFLEPEEVAQMAVYLASEDARGITGQAFTISCGSVQA
- a CDS encoding site-2 protease family protein, with product MNKPFADQMAPEPWPRPSELLQGAPGSPPEQAAEGGGERRLFSWDSPWLPSLLFALTLFTTLLAGAMQRGVSPQDAAQAPSLLLRGLPFAGTLMLILGAHELGHYLAGRRWGVAATLPFFIPAPTLFGTFGALIRIRGYIPNRRALLDLAVAGPLAGMAVAVPAVAVGLMLSRIVPQKAAMAGGGLGLGTSWLFEWISWLALGPAGPGNDVVLHPVAFAGWCGFLVTSLNLIPAGQLDGGHIVYALFGRWHRPISLGVGCVLAGMSYWWPGWLIWAAVALLLGRRHPPLLDEGEDLGPGRRLLGIVCLALLVLTFTRVPLLLF
- a CDS encoding penicillin-binding protein activator is translated as MLPFALDAMKSLNMRRALFTFFALAAFALSGCETLPVSKGSAPSAKKSAEKALEKKRAPAIFPKKSPSLRLSSQLPRPQGRSTVPAPSDTKWNAPEPAAPSRPRAALEAELRKNENADRADALLFDLARHDIREKNFADAARRLQKLLQEYPLSPLYNEGEYWLGLVLRAAGKHDDAWLPLRSSLSRATNNRKRAILQAALGEIYAARRDPFAALLSYADALSSDEAVPDAFLIQNRIIAIGRKGVESHQLLFAADRYRALPAGPILRYALALRAMDKQKPQVALAATRRFLDDYSSHPLKARVEAFEKEISGQLKINRERVGVLLPLSGPAASAGERVLQGIQLALRDALLKNPNLRVQLAVRDTRSTVQDPGRTAEMAKDLIEEEKVVAVIGPFFTQSAEVAAAISTEKRAPFITPFAIQLQMKREREWMFRNSLTSRLQSQGAAVYAVQEMGLRKFAVLYPDNEDGRELAEQFTHSVDLLGGKVVKLVPFSPTANDFGEQMRILGGLDDAQIRRKKKALGLTKKDPYELELPFEAIFIPGYHDKVVLIAPQIPFYNMKRIQLLGAHGWNNPSLIRYGEHYIERAVFVDGFHPESEEPRVADFVARFRQNPGIFAALGYDTASILFEGLAQGASTRSLMREFISRLKGFDGVMGLIDMGPDGDAQRQLFVLTVRRKVIRHLQMVTPHRALREAPAPVAAGPAPSR